Genomic DNA from Methanofollis sp. W23:
CGGCAACGCCCTGGGGGTCGAGCCCGGCCGTCGGTTCGTCGAGGACGAGCACCTGGGGCTCCATCGCCAGGACCCCTGCGATGGCCACCCTCTTCTTCTCCCCGCCGGAGAGGTGGTGGGGCGGACGGTCGCGCAGGTCTTCAAGGGCCATGAGTCGGATGGCGCTCTCCACCCGGTGGGTGACCATCTCCTCGTCAAGCCCGAGGTTTGTCGGGCCGAAGGCGATGTCCTGTTCGACTGTCGGTGAGAACACCTGGTCGTCGGGGTTCTGGAAGACGAGCCCGACGGTCTTTCGCACCTCGCGGAGATTTTTTTTCGTGACAGCCTCGCCGTGGACGAGCGCCTCACCCGAAGAAGGCTTCAGGATCCCGTTGAGGTGTTTGAATAGCGTGCTCTTCCCGGCACCGTTTGCCCCGATCACCGCGACCCTCTCTTTCCGGCCCGCGGTGAAGTTCACGCCGTTGAGGGCAGGAGGACGGTTCGGGTAGGCATAGGTGAGATCCCGGGTCTCGATGATATGCATTCTACAGAGTTTCTCCAAAAAAGAATAAATGTTCAGTGTTTTGAGGCGGTGACCGCCTTGCCAACACCGAAGACAATGAAAAGCGCAAGAATGATACCGACGACGACGGCGATGACCTCGCCCATCTTGCCGGCGTCATCCCCCATCGAGTAATCGGGCATCGGGGCCTCATACTCGAAACCGATGTCATGACCGATTGCCTCAGGATCGCCGTCCTCAGGGGAGGGGCCGAAGAGATCTTTCTCGCCCTGGACGACAAGGGCCGTGCTCTCCAGACCGTCGGGATCGCCTGCAGCAAAGAAAACGGCCGTGACACCGATAAGGATGGCCACGACGAGTCCGATCGCCAGGAACTGTTTGGTCTCCATCAGGCTGTCGCCCCCGTTGAAGATTCTATCAGTTCTGGGCGCGCCGAGGCGATGAGGTAGAGCGCACCGGCCGTGATGAATGCCTCAATGATCCCGATGGCAGCGTGATAAGCACCCATGAAGATCATGCCCTCAACGAGCGGCCAGATGCCAGCGACGAACATCTCGATCGCGGCGGCGAGGGACGGGATGAAACAGGCAAGCCACGCAGCGATCCCTGCAGAAAGGTATGGATTTTTTGCGACCTTATGGATGCCCTGGAAGGAGTAGTAGCCGACGAACCCACCGATGACGCCCATGTTGATGATGTTTGCGCCCATCGTGGTGATCCCGCCGTCGCCGAAGACGACTGCCTGGACCAGGAGGACGAGGGTGAGGACAAATACCGCCGCATAGGGTGATCCGAGGACGATAGCCGCAAGGGCTCCACCGACCAGGTGGCCGGTCGTGCCCATGCCGACCGGGAGGTTAAACGCCTGGATGGCGAAGATCCCGGCGGCCAGGACGGCGATAAGGGGGACTTTCTCGTCGTCCAGTTCATTTCGTGCCCAGCGCAGCGCAAGTGCGATGAATACAAGGGCGATCACCCAGTAGATCGCACTCTGCCAGAGTGGGATGAACACATCAGGTATATGCATGTCTATCATGTGATCGTAGCACGCTATTGGATATAAGTGTTACTCGTTCACTCCAAAGGCAAGATCTTTCAAAATGACGCGTACTGATGGCCCGGCAACGGTTACAAGCCCACGCAGGAGTTTTGGTTTCGTCATAAGCCTGCGGACCAGTTCGCCGGGACGGTCCATGTCCCCGTACCTGACGATGAGATCGGTGATATCAGGGTCTGAGAGGGGCTCAAGGAGGGCGTCCACTTTCTCTGCCGTGAGTTCCTGTCTCAGTCTGAAGAGGCGCATCCCGAGAGCGAGTTCTCTGCCGAAGTCTGCCTGCCACCGCTGTTCATAGGCGGCGAGGGCGGGGTCAGAGAAATCGTCAGCCTCGCAGCACGAGACCGTGACTGCGGCGGCGTGCCGCGCCGCCCGCACTCCTGTATAGACCCCGCCCCCAGAGGTGGGCTTGGCCATCCCGGCGGCGTCCCCGACAAAGAGAGTCTGCCGCCCGTAGGTCCGCGGCATCGCACCGAGGGGTATGGTGCCGGTGACCAGGTGGGTGCACCCTCCTGGGTAGCGGGCCGCGAAACGTGCAAAGGCCTCGCGCACCCCTCCGGTCCCGCAGAGCCCGACCCGCCCCCGGCCCGCGCCGGTCGGGATCACCCAGGCAAAGAATTGCGGGGCGGCGTTCGGGTGGACCTCCACATACCTGGTGTCGAGGTCGAGGGGGAGATCGGCCTGGACGCCAGAAAGATAGACCGGGGCACGGGCAAGCCCGAGCATCCGCGCCATGCCGCTGCGCGGCCCGTCGGCGGCGATGACCATCCGTGCCTCGACGTCACGGCGCCCTGAAGCACCGCAGGTGACCAGGCGCCCCTCCTCGCGCCCGACGACCGCGGTCTTCGGCCAAAACTCGGCCCCTGCGCAGGCGGCGTCGGCGGCCATCTCTTCGTCGAGGAGAGCGCGGTCGACGACATAGGCCTTCGTCTCCCTGGCGTCGAAGAAGACCTCGGCACCGAGGTCTGAGACGACCCGCGCTCCCTGCACCATGTTGAGAACCGAATGGTCGGAGACCTCACACCCGGCAAAGGCCCGAGACGAGAGGAGACCTGCACACTGGACCGGGAACCCTGGGGCGGCATGCTCCTCGATGCAGAGGACCGAGAGCCCGGCCTCTGCACAGGCCCGTGCCGCCGACGATCCGGACGGCCCGGCCCCCACCACCGCTACGTCATACATGCGGTGGTAATCTCTCCCTTTCCCCTACATGAATGTCCCTATGCCCATGCCTTATTGCTCTCCCGCGCCAACAGAGTGTAGATGTCCAAAGAGCCAGTGTTCAAGTGGAAGCAGTGTCTGGTCATCAGGACTGACATCAAGATGAGCTGCGGGAAGAAGTGTGCGCAGGTCGCCCATGCAGCGATCATGGCCTACGAACACGCCGGGAAAGAGGCAAAGAAGGCATGGCTCTCCGAAGGGCAGAAGAAGGTCGTGCTCAAGGTCTCAGGCGAGCGCCCCCTCTATGACCTGAAGGCCGCCGCCGAACTTGCCGGGATCTCGACCTCGCTCATCCAGGACGCCGGGATGACCGAGATCCCGCCGGGCACCATCACCGCCCTGGGGCTTGGCCCGGCCAAGAGCGAAGACCTCGACCAGATCACCAGAGACCTCAAACTCCTATGATGCAGACTCCCTACCCCCTGGAGGCAGACCTCGGGATGGCGTGGTACGTCACCGACGCCCCTGGCATCGGTGGGGTGCTGCGCGCCACCCCTGAAGACTTCCTGGTCGAAGAGATCCCGCTTGCCGAACCCGCAGGCGAGGGGCCGTACCTCATCTGCAGACTCACCACGCGGAACTGGGAGCACCAGCATGCCATGAAGTCCATCGCCTCAGCGATGGGGATCTCCCACCGGCGGATCGCCTGGGCCGGGACCAAGGACAAGAACGCCGTCACCACCCAGTACATCTCCATCTACAATGCAGACGAAGAGATGGTCGAGGGCGTGCACCTCAAGGAGATCGAACTCGAACCGATCGGCCGGAACCAGCACCCGCTCGCTCTAGGCCAACTTGCGGGGAACCGCTTCTCGATCATGGTAAGGGGGTGCACAGGCCCGGCGCTCCAGGAGACCGTCGAGGCCTGCACCACCGCGGCCGCCGCCGGGCTCCCAAACTACTTCGGGCTCCAGCGTTTCGGGGTAATCAGGCCGGTCACTCACCTGGTGGGCCGCGAGATCCTGCGCGGCGACTACCAGGCGGCGGTCGAGACCTATGTCGGCCTCGCCTTCCCTGACGAGACGCCAGAGGTGCAGGAGATCAGGCAGACCTTCCTTGAGACCCACGAACCTGGCCCGGCGATCGCCGCCCTCCCCCGCCACCTCGGATTTGAACGCTCCATACTCTCAGGGCTTGCCGAAACACCCGGGGACTATGCCGCGGCCCTCAAGAACCTCCCGCCAAAACTCCTCTCCATGTTCGTCTCGGCCTACCAGTCCTGGCTCTTCAACCGGGTGCTCTCGATGCGTCTTGCCGACGGTGCACCCCTCGACGAACCCCTCCCTGGCGAGAGGCTCATCTTTGCAAACGGGCGCGAGGACACCGTGACCGAGAAGAACACACGGGTCGTCTCGGTCCATATGAAAAGGGGGCGCTGCGCGGTCGCGCTTTTCATGCCTGGTGCTGAGCCGCGTGCGTCGCTCGGGAAAGACGACGACCGGATGGCCGCCCTCCTTGAAGAGGACGGGATCACCACGGAAGACTTTGCACGGGCGGCGAAGTTTGTCGGACTCCGATATAATGGAACCCTCAGGCCCATCGCTGTCAGGACCGAAGTAAAGGCCGAGGTCGTCGGCCAGGATGTCAACCTTGATTTCTCCCTCCCCCCAGGCCACTATGCCACCACTGTCTGCCGGGAGTTCATGAAGGCCGACCCGCACGCGATGATTTAGGGCCTCAAGAGCCTGCATCTCTTTTTTGCAGGGTCTGTAAAATCACTCGTGAAGCAACAAGGGCATGCCTCATGCATATGGGATGAACATCTCTCGTCGCGTGCTTTCTATCTCTTTTCAAGACGATCGAATTGATGGAGGCTCTGATCAATGGCCGCCCCCGTCTATCCTTATCGAGAAGAGTGTGAGCGTCATTGAGTTCAGGAAATCTTCGAGTCCGCGAGCACTACCCCCAGGCGCGAGAGGAGGATGAAGATTCGATGATTGAGGGCGTGCCGCCCCCGAACCCCTCCACGTCACGATAGGTCGAAGACGGCAGCACCCTCATCTGTTCTGCCTTCCCGACCCCCCCATCGCGGTCCCGGGGGTCTGGGGGCAGAGCCTCCAGCCAAAGGGGCAGGAAGGCATGAATGAATGCATGGATCCGCGACGAAAAAGGGAGGACTTCCTCACCATATCGACTGCTCTCTTCCGGGAGGGGGAGGGGTGGAGAGTTTTGGGATGACCTCTAAGAATTGGTGAAGATTCTGCAAGGCCGCGTACCGCACCACCCAGACAATAGTCTCAGGTCCTGAGTGAAGGCCGGGTATCAGGTGTTGGCAAGGCCCCGTGCACCCTCGATGGCGTCGAAGAGGTTCCCCTCCTCATCGGCAAGCCCGATGGAGATGGCCTCCTCCCCCCGGATCACCCTGGCGGTCTCAACGTCGGCGCGTTTCACCGGACGCTCCTCCATGACATCGGCGATGAAGGTCTCGAAACTCTCGTCCACCATCTTCTGGGCATAGGCGCGTTCGTTCTCGGTGAGAGGACGGTACGGGGAGGTCATGTCCTTCTGCTCGCCCGACTTTACCACCTCGACCTGCCTGCCCTCCTCTTCCATCCACTTGCTCTCGTCAGGGAAGAACCAGATCACCCCGATGCTCCCGGTGAACGTATCAGGGGAGAGGTAGATCCGGTCGGTGTGCGCCGCGATGAGGTACGCTGCGGAGGCGGCCATCTCTCCCATCGAGGTGACGACCGGCTTTTTCGCCCTCGTATATTCCAGGTCGCGGATCACCTCCTGGGCGGCGGCCGGACTCCCGCCAGGACTGTTGATCCTGAGCACCACCGCTTCCACAAAGGGGTCGTCGGCGGCGGCGCGAAGGTCTCGTCCGACGGCTTCGCTCCCCACATACCCCCCGCCTGAGAAGTCGCCGGTGAGGATCTCGCCCTCCACCCTGATCACGGCGACCTCATCGCCGGCGACCGTGGGCATCAGGGCCAACGAGACGATGACTCCGGCAACGATGACGACAAAAAAGATGAATATGATGGCCCCTGCTGCGACGAGCCACTTCTTCTGTCTCCGTCTCCTCTGCACCCGTTCAAGTTCTTCCCTGAGAAAATTCATTCACTGTTCCTGTACCGGACTGTATATTCAGTCACCAGGTTGGTCCCGCACATATAATACTTCTGGAGACCGAGACAGATCATCTCGTCCTCAGACTCGATATGCATCCCGCCGACCAGGGAAGGGGTGTCCTCGCCGCCCACGATGAAGGGGAGGTGGATAAGCCTGATCTCGTCGACAAGGCCGTGCCTGAGCATATGCCAGTTCAGGGTCGGCCCGCCCTCGATCATCATCTTCTCGACGCCGTAGTCCTCGCGGAGCACCTGCATGAGCGCGGGCAGGTCGACGTGCTCGCTCCCGCAGACGACGACATCGACACCCTTCGCCCGGATCGCGGCGACCCGCTCCTCGGGCGCCGCCTCGGAGACGGCGACCAGGGTGGGCGCATCACTGTTGAGCACATTGGCATCCAGGGATATGGCAGCCATGCCTGAGGGGATGACCCTGAGTGGACTCTTCCCCTCGACAAGGCGGACAGTCAGATAGGAGTTATCGATCGCGATGGTCCTTGACCCTACCATGATGGCGTCGCAGTCGGCGCGGGTCTGGTGGAGGAGCACCTCGGTCTCTGGGGCCATATGCTGCATGAGGATCTTGCTGGACGCCCCCCTCTTCAGGGTGAGTTTCCCGTCCACGGTGATCTCAGACATCATCAGCACATGTGGTCGCGTCGGTATCGCTGTCATCTCTGTCTCTATATTACGTCTGAGATTTAAAAGAGGGTCGGGTCTGTGACGCCGACACCGAAGCAACCCTTATGCCTTTGAGCGGCCCTTACTATTGATATGAATATTACGGCGCTGAGGCCGCGTCTCATCTCCAAACTCGAACCTATCGCCGACATTTTTATCAAGGCCGGCATCAGCCCCAACCAGATCTCCTATCTCTCCCTGTTGTTCGGGGTCTTCTGCATGATCGCCTATGCAAAGGAATCCTTTCTGCTGGGCAGTCTTCTGTTGTTCGTCTCAGCCGTCCTCGACCTGGTGGACGGGACCGTGGCAAGGAAGAAGGGATGCCAGACCGATTTCGGTGCAGTGATCGACTGGGTCTTCGACAAATATGTCGACGCCCTGGCCATTCTCGGCGTCGGACTCTCAGGGACAGCGATCCTCTCCAGATTCTTCCCTGTCCCGCCTGAAGCCGACTTCGCGGTCGTGGCGATCGCGATCTTTGGCTCGATGATCAACACCTTCATCAAACCGGTGGTCTATGCCGAGGTCGGGTTCTCAGACCGCGTCGGCGGGAAGATCCACGACCCCCTCGAGGGGGTCGGGTTCTTTGGCAGGCCCGAGACTCTCATCGTCCTCATCGTCGGGGCCTCGCTCGGGTATGCCTGGCTCTCGGTCCTGGTCATCGCCGTCTGCACCAATCTCTCGGCGATCCAGCGGATCATCTATCTCTCGAGAACGCTCCCGTGAGGTCGTCGCGATAGGCCCTGTACAGCCCATCGGCCATTTTGGCGAGGCCGGGGATGAGAGCGAAGAGGGCATAGGCGATGATCACGAGGGCGACAAGGGCCCCTAGTTCGCAGAGGACATTGTGGGCCCAGAAGAAACTCTCGTAGCCGTACTCACCATTGCTTGCAATCTCAGGGAAGTACGGGAACCACTGCCCGGTGTAGGCGGTGATCACAAAGACGTTCCTGAGCAGGTTGAGGATATAGATCGTCGGGACAATGAAGAGGACCGCGAGGATCTTCTGGCGCAGTTCGGTCGGGACCGCGGCGGCCACGCCGAGCATGATGGCGACGCTCTGGATCCCGGTGCACCCGAGCACGATCTCGACCCGCAACCCATTTCTGATGAACATGTTCCAGTCGTACATCGAATACTGGATGCCGACCATGTTGAGAAGCCACCCGACCTCCCCGGTAACGACCTCGATGAGCCAGTCGCCAAGGGAAGTGTAGCCGAAGGGGAGGTAGACGAGGACAGCGACCGCCGCGGCACGGGTGAGGTACTGGACGTTCTTGTCCCCGGCACGCAGTCTCTTTGCGGTCACATACAGGAAGGGGACCGAGAGGACCGCCATGGTGGGGTACAGGAAGTTGTTGATCGAGAGATAATAGGGTACCTCGGCAAAGAGGAAGAGCGACAT
This window encodes:
- the artA gene encoding archaeosortase A; amino-acid sequence: MEALLLTAAFVSFILFLIPGRHSAYAGIAGWLSMSLFLFAEVPYYLSINNFLYPTMAVLSVPFLYVTAKRLRAGDKNVQYLTRAAAVAVLVYLPFGYTSLGDWLIEVVTGEVGWLLNMVGIQYSMYDWNMFIRNGLRVEIVLGCTGIQSVAIMLGVAAAVPTELRQKILAVLFIVPTIYILNLLRNVFVITAYTGQWFPYFPEIASNGEYGYESFFWAHNVLCELGALVALVIIAYALFALIPGLAKMADGLYRAYRDDLTGAFSRDR
- a CDS encoding PDGLE domain-containing protein — encoded protein: METKQFLAIGLVVAILIGVTAVFFAAGDPDGLESTALVVQGEKDLFGPSPEDGDPEAIGHDIGFEYEAPMPDYSMGDDAGKMGEVIAVVVGIILALFIVFGVGKAVTASKH
- a CDS encoding dihydrofolate reductase family protein, with translation MTAIPTRPHVLMMSEITVDGKLTLKRGASSKILMQHMAPETEVLLHQTRADCDAIMVGSRTIAIDNSYLTVRLVEGKSPLRVIPSGMAAISLDANVLNSDAPTLVAVSEAAPEERVAAIRAKGVDVVVCGSEHVDLPALMQVLREDYGVEKMMIEGGPTLNWHMLRHGLVDEIRLIHLPFIVGGEDTPSLVGGMHIESEDEMICLGLQKYYMCGTNLVTEYTVRYRNSE
- a CDS encoding CDP-alcohol phosphatidyltransferase family protein: MNITALRPRLISKLEPIADIFIKAGISPNQISYLSLLFGVFCMIAYAKESFLLGSLLLFVSAVLDLVDGTVARKKGCQTDFGAVIDWVFDKYVDALAILGVGLSGTAILSRFFPVPPEADFAVVAIAIFGSMINTFIKPVVYAEVGFSDRVGGKIHDPLEGVGFFGRPETLIVLIVGASLGYAWLSVLVIAVCTNLSAIQRIIYLSRTLP
- the sppA gene encoding signal peptide peptidase SppA; this translates as MNFLREELERVQRRRRQKKWLVAAGAIIFIFFVVIVAGVIVSLALMPTVAGDEVAVIRVEGEILTGDFSGGGYVGSEAVGRDLRAAADDPFVEAVVLRINSPGGSPAAAQEVIRDLEYTRAKKPVVTSMGEMAASAAYLIAAHTDRIYLSPDTFTGSIGVIWFFPDESKWMEEEGRQVEVVKSGEQKDMTSPYRPLTENERAYAQKMVDESFETFIADVMEERPVKRADVETARVIRGEEAISIGLADEEGNLFDAIEGARGLANT
- a CDS encoding NAD(P)/FAD-dependent oxidoreductase, producing the protein MYDVAVVGAGPSGSSAARACAEAGLSVLCIEEHAAPGFPVQCAGLLSSRAFAGCEVSDHSVLNMVQGARVVSDLGAEVFFDARETKAYVVDRALLDEEMAADAACAGAEFWPKTAVVGREEGRLVTCGASGRRDVEARMVIAADGPRSGMARMLGLARAPVYLSGVQADLPLDLDTRYVEVHPNAAPQFFAWVIPTGAGRGRVGLCGTGGVREAFARFAARYPGGCTHLVTGTIPLGAMPRTYGRQTLFVGDAAGMAKPTSGGGVYTGVRAARHAAAVTVSCCEADDFSDPALAAYEQRWQADFGRELALGMRLFRLRQELTAEKVDALLEPLSDPDITDLIVRYGDMDRPGELVRRLMTKPKLLRGLVTVAGPSVRVILKDLAFGVNE
- the cbiM gene encoding cobalt transporter CbiM, giving the protein MHIPDVFIPLWQSAIYWVIALVFIALALRWARNELDDEKVPLIAVLAAGIFAIQAFNLPVGMGTTGHLVGGALAAIVLGSPYAAVFVLTLVLLVQAVVFGDGGITTMGANIINMGVIGGFVGYYSFQGIHKVAKNPYLSAGIAAWLACFIPSLAAAIEMFVAGIWPLVEGMIFMGAYHAAIGIIEAFITAGALYLIASARPELIESSTGATA
- a CDS encoding ATP-binding cassette domain-containing protein: MHIIETRDLTYAYPNRPPALNGVNFTAGRKERVAVIGANGAGKSTLFKHLNGILKPSSGEALVHGEAVTKKNLREVRKTVGLVFQNPDDQVFSPTVEQDIAFGPTNLGLDEEMVTHRVESAIRLMALEDLRDRPPHHLSGGEKKRVAIAGVLAMEPQVLVLDEPTAGLDPQGVADLVRFVNTLPEEFGMTVIFSTHHLDLVPELADSVYVMDHGQVVAHGSVPEIFSRPALLEQTRLDVPALQRLMHDLRDAGVPIGEGYTYEEVVEAFTEAYRGRA
- the pth2 gene encoding peptidyl-tRNA hydrolase Pth2 is translated as MSKEPVFKWKQCLVIRTDIKMSCGKKCAQVAHAAIMAYEHAGKEAKKAWLSEGQKKVVLKVSGERPLYDLKAAAELAGISTSLIQDAGMTEIPPGTITALGLGPAKSEDLDQITRDLKLL
- the truD gene encoding tRNA pseudouridine(13) synthase TruD; translated protein: MMQTPYPLEADLGMAWYVTDAPGIGGVLRATPEDFLVEEIPLAEPAGEGPYLICRLTTRNWEHQHAMKSIASAMGISHRRIAWAGTKDKNAVTTQYISIYNADEEMVEGVHLKEIELEPIGRNQHPLALGQLAGNRFSIMVRGCTGPALQETVEACTTAAAAGLPNYFGLQRFGVIRPVTHLVGREILRGDYQAAVETYVGLAFPDETPEVQEIRQTFLETHEPGPAIAALPRHLGFERSILSGLAETPGDYAAALKNLPPKLLSMFVSAYQSWLFNRVLSMRLADGAPLDEPLPGERLIFANGREDTVTEKNTRVVSVHMKRGRCAVALFMPGAEPRASLGKDDDRMAALLEEDGITTEDFARAAKFVGLRYNGTLRPIAVRTEVKAEVVGQDVNLDFSLPPGHYATTVCREFMKADPHAMI